The following proteins are co-located in the Mesorhizobium australicum WSM2073 genome:
- a CDS encoding bifunctional tRNA (adenosine(37)-N6)-threonylcarbamoyltransferase complex ATPase subunit type 1 TsaE/phosphotransferase: MTEPVLERLLADETQTARLGEDLALALRVGDVLALKGDLGAGKSTLARALIRALADDAGLEVPSPTFTLVQSYDTRVPVHHFDLYRLSSATELDELGFEEALAQGAALIEWPERAEGYLPKATVLIELVQHGEGRLARLSGQGVTFDRVARSLAMRGFLESAGWGQARRRHFIGDASARSYEIVTLAGEAPRVLMNSPRLVLGPPVRDGKPYAVIAHTAQSVSAFVAIDRALLAAGVAVPRIDAQDLDQGFLLLEHLGSEGFLDGNGEPVAERYEAAAELLAMMHGKVWPHRMAAAPGVVHDVPPFDRDAMLIEADLLIDWYVPAITGEPASKALRSGYHKTWNALLDRLQGSEYTLMLRDFHSPNIIWRGERSGLDRLGIVDVQDALIGPCAYDVASLAMDARVTMVPEIEKRTLDAYVAARHAAGGFDEESFLEAYAIMAAQRNSKILGIFVRLEKRDGKPYYLRHLPRIRDYLRRALSHPALADLRDFYSAHGLLEERAL, translated from the coding sequence ATGACGGAACCGGTGCTGGAGCGTTTGCTCGCCGACGAGACCCAGACAGCCCGGCTGGGCGAGGATCTGGCGTTGGCGCTGCGCGTGGGCGACGTGCTGGCGCTCAAGGGCGATCTCGGCGCCGGCAAGTCGACGCTGGCAAGGGCACTGATCCGGGCGCTGGCCGACGATGCCGGTCTCGAAGTGCCGAGCCCGACCTTCACGCTGGTACAGAGCTACGATACCCGCGTGCCGGTTCACCATTTCGATCTCTACCGCCTGTCCTCGGCGACCGAGCTCGACGAACTCGGCTTCGAGGAGGCGCTGGCGCAAGGTGCCGCCCTGATCGAATGGCCGGAACGGGCTGAGGGCTATCTGCCCAAAGCGACGGTGCTGATCGAACTCGTCCAGCATGGCGAGGGCCGGCTGGCCCGACTGTCGGGGCAAGGGGTTACCTTCGACCGTGTCGCGCGCTCGCTGGCCATGCGCGGTTTTCTGGAGAGCGCCGGCTGGGGGCAAGCGCGGCGCCGGCATTTCATCGGCGATGCCTCGGCCCGCTCCTACGAGATCGTAACGCTTGCCGGCGAGGCGCCGCGCGTGCTGATGAACTCGCCGCGGCTGGTGCTCGGCCCGCCCGTGCGCGACGGCAAACCCTATGCCGTGATCGCCCATACGGCGCAGTCGGTGTCCGCCTTCGTCGCAATCGACCGTGCGCTGCTGGCCGCCGGGGTCGCGGTGCCCAGGATCGACGCGCAGGATCTCGACCAGGGCTTCCTGCTGCTCGAGCATCTGGGCTCGGAAGGTTTCCTCGACGGCAATGGCGAGCCGGTCGCCGAACGGTACGAGGCGGCGGCCGAACTGCTTGCCATGATGCATGGCAAGGTCTGGCCTCACCGCATGGCGGCGGCTCCCGGCGTCGTTCATGACGTGCCGCCCTTCGATCGCGACGCCATGCTGATCGAGGCCGACCTGCTGATCGACTGGTACGTGCCGGCGATAACGGGCGAGCCGGCAAGCAAGGCGCTGCGTTCCGGCTACCACAAGACATGGAATGCGCTTCTCGACCGGCTGCAAGGCAGCGAATACACGCTGATGCTGCGCGACTTCCACTCGCCTAACATCATCTGGCGCGGCGAGCGATCCGGCCTCGACCGGCTCGGCATCGTCGACGTCCAGGACGCGCTGATCGGGCCTTGCGCCTATGACGTCGCCTCGCTCGCCATGGACGCCCGCGTCACCATGGTGCCCGAGATCGAGAAGCGGACGCTCGACGCCTATGTCGCCGCGCGTCATGCAGCAGGCGGCTTCGACGAAGAAAGCTTCCTCGAAGCCTATGCAATCATGGCCGCGCAGCGCAATTCCAAGATTCTGGGTATTTTCGTGCGCCTCGAAAAACGTGACGGCAAACCCTATTATCTCAGGCACCTGCCGCGCATCCGTGACTATCTCAGGCGGGCGCTGTCGCATCCCGCGCTCGCCGACCTGCGGGATTTCTACAGCGCGCACGGGCTGCTGGAGGAACGAGCGCTGTGA
- a CDS encoding nucleotidyltransferase family protein, which yields MTTKPDTAIVLAAGLGKRMRPITDAMPKPLVRIAGKTLLDWGLDSLAAAGVGKAVVNVHYLPEQIVAHVAARRAPRVVISDESDRLLDSAGGIVKALPELGQEPFYILNADTFWIDHGPLNLGRLALAWDAAKMDILLMLADLHQATGHCGSTDFLVAPDGALRRSKGDPAGLIYAGAAIIHPRLFKNAPAEPHSLNAYFDKAIAGGRLFGMPMHGHWITVGTPDAIPLAEDAVAGALIGSQ from the coding sequence GTGACAACGAAACCGGACACCGCCATCGTCCTTGCCGCCGGGCTCGGCAAGCGCATGAGGCCGATCACCGACGCTATGCCCAAGCCGCTGGTCCGCATCGCCGGCAAGACGCTGCTCGACTGGGGCCTCGACAGCCTGGCGGCGGCCGGCGTCGGCAAGGCGGTGGTCAATGTCCATTACCTTCCCGAACAGATCGTCGCTCATGTGGCCGCGCGCCGCGCGCCGCGCGTCGTCATTTCCGATGAGAGCGACCGGCTGCTCGATTCCGCCGGCGGCATCGTCAAGGCGCTGCCGGAGCTCGGCCAGGAGCCGTTCTACATTCTCAACGCCGATACATTCTGGATCGACCACGGCCCGCTCAATCTCGGGCGGCTTGCCCTTGCATGGGACGCCGCGAAAATGGATATTCTGCTGATGCTGGCGGATCTCCATCAGGCGACAGGGCACTGTGGCAGCACCGATTTCCTGGTGGCGCCGGATGGTGCCCTGCGGCGTTCGAAAGGCGATCCCGCTGGCCTGATCTATGCCGGCGCCGCGATCATCCATCCGCGCCTGTTCAAAAACGCACCCGCCGAACCGCATTCGCTCAATGCCTATTTCGACAAGGCGATTGCCGGCGGCCGCCTGTTCGGCATGCCGATGCATGGCCACTGGATAACCGTCGGCACGCCCGATGCCATTCCGCTCGCCGAAGACGCAGTGGCCGGCGCACTCATCGGATCGCAATGA
- the addB gene encoding double-strand break repair protein AddB: protein MSGSSRVFSIPSGAPFLPTLAEALLDGRLVPGFRFDGDPLALSDVTIYVPTRRAARALRGVFVDSLKARGGGGSAILPVIRPLGEFDEDEAAFEADPTAAIDLAPPITATERLLLLTPLVRAWKRRLPAHVAALFAEEIVVPASTADAIWLARDLAGLMDEIETEGTDWAKLAGLVSGNLAGWWQVTLEFLGIVTDAWPKFLAESDRSNPAAHRSALIRAEAARLRRNPPAGPVIAAGSTGSIPATAELLATIAGLSGGAIVLPGLDQMLDEASFQALVAPGARPAVLGHPQYGLAKLIGKIGVLRGDVEEIGAAEPKLARRAALVGEALRPAETTELWAETRNGFSASDIAGAFADVTLLEAASERDEAVAIAVALKRAVEEPGQRAALVTGDRALARRVSVELKRFGVVADDSGGTPLSNTPAASLLRLALEAVFRPGDPVGLLSLLKHPLLGLGLERVNVRHAAELVELVALRGGTGRPDIASLPDLFEARLTGLGDGSRPPFWFARLTVRSIEVARTLLARLADALAPLSIFRGQAEAGLAALVEASVAALENLGRSADGGLGELYAGDAGEKLAELLRGLVAASAPLSFAAIEWPDVMEALIAPETVKPAQGTDRNIAIWGALEARLQDVDTLVIGGLNEGVWPRKPESDRFMSRLMKTGIDLEPPERRIGLAAHDFQMAMGARHVVLARSARAGDAPAVPSRWLQRLLTFIGNDQAAALRRRGDELLAWARALDTGPKRDFAPRPQPKPPLSVRPTHFSVTEVETLRRDPYAVYARRILGLTPLDPLVRDPGAAERGTLFHAILHLFSSEVADPRALDALAGLIAAGRACFAEAALPADVEAVWWPRFEKLAANIIEWERTRADAVIQRHAEERAGKTVVGQSGVTLSGYADRVDLLAGGMADILDYKTGSSPSKAQAHTLLAPQLALEGALLRRGAFKDLGTREPSQLAFIRLKPNGEVFEESILEHNRQPRTAADLAEEAWARLEKLLIHYADPATGYLSRALPFREGETDGDYDHLARVLEWSAGGDAGDEGGEA from the coding sequence ATGAGCGGCTCAAGCCGCGTTTTCTCCATTCCCTCCGGAGCGCCGTTTCTGCCGACGCTGGCCGAGGCGCTGCTTGACGGCCGCCTTGTCCCCGGGTTTCGGTTCGACGGTGACCCCCTCGCTTTGTCCGATGTTACCATCTATGTGCCGACGCGCCGGGCCGCACGTGCCTTGCGCGGCGTCTTCGTCGACAGCCTGAAGGCGCGTGGCGGCGGCGGTTCGGCGATCCTGCCGGTGATCCGGCCGCTGGGCGAATTCGACGAGGATGAGGCCGCATTCGAGGCCGATCCAACGGCGGCAATCGATCTCGCGCCCCCGATCACCGCCACCGAGCGACTGTTGCTGCTGACGCCGCTGGTGCGGGCGTGGAAACGCCGGTTGCCCGCCCATGTCGCGGCCCTTTTCGCCGAGGAGATCGTCGTCCCAGCCTCCACCGCCGACGCGATCTGGCTGGCGCGCGATCTGGCCGGGCTGATGGACGAGATCGAGACGGAAGGCACCGATTGGGCCAAACTTGCCGGCCTCGTCAGTGGCAACCTTGCCGGATGGTGGCAGGTCACGCTCGAATTCCTCGGCATCGTCACCGATGCCTGGCCGAAATTCCTCGCAGAGAGCGACCGCTCCAACCCAGCCGCGCATCGCAGCGCCTTGATCCGTGCCGAGGCCGCGCGGCTACGGCGCAATCCACCCGCCGGGCCGGTCATAGCCGCGGGGTCCACTGGCTCCATACCCGCCACGGCGGAACTGCTTGCGACCATCGCCGGCCTGTCCGGCGGTGCCATCGTGCTGCCCGGCCTGGACCAGATGCTCGACGAAGCCTCCTTCCAGGCTCTCGTCGCTCCCGGCGCGCGTCCAGCCGTGCTGGGCCATCCGCAATACGGCCTGGCAAAGCTGATCGGCAAGATCGGCGTGCTGCGCGGCGACGTCGAGGAGATCGGTGCGGCCGAGCCGAAGCTCGCGCGCCGCGCCGCCCTTGTCGGCGAGGCGCTGCGGCCGGCCGAGACCACGGAATTGTGGGCGGAAACACGAAACGGGTTTTCAGCGTCCGATATTGCCGGCGCCTTCGCCGACGTGACGCTGCTGGAGGCGGCAAGCGAGCGCGACGAAGCCGTCGCGATCGCCGTCGCGCTCAAGCGCGCGGTCGAAGAGCCCGGCCAGAGAGCGGCACTTGTCACTGGGGACCGCGCGCTGGCACGCCGCGTCTCGGTCGAGCTCAAGCGCTTCGGTGTCGTTGCCGACGATTCCGGCGGCACGCCGCTGTCCAACACGCCGGCGGCCAGCCTGCTCAGGCTGGCGCTCGAAGCGGTGTTCCGGCCGGGCGATCCGGTCGGCCTGTTGTCGCTGCTCAAGCATCCCCTGCTTGGCCTGGGTCTGGAACGGGTCAACGTGCGCCACGCGGCGGAATTGGTCGAACTGGTGGCGCTGCGCGGCGGCACCGGCCGCCCTGACATCGCTTCGCTGCCGGATCTTTTCGAGGCCCGCCTCACCGGGCTAGGCGACGGCAGCCGGCCGCCGTTCTGGTTTGCCCGCCTGACCGTGCGCTCCATTGAGGTTGCGCGGACCCTTCTCGCACGCCTGGCTGACGCGCTGGCGCCGCTTTCGATCTTTCGCGGCCAGGCGGAGGCCGGCCTTGCCGCGCTGGTCGAAGCCAGCGTCGCTGCCCTGGAAAATCTCGGCCGTTCCGCCGACGGTGGTCTTGGCGAACTCTACGCCGGCGATGCCGGCGAAAAGCTCGCCGAACTGCTGCGCGGGCTGGTCGCGGCTTCGGCGCCGCTGTCGTTCGCGGCAATCGAATGGCCCGATGTGATGGAGGCGCTGATCGCGCCCGAGACCGTCAAGCCAGCGCAAGGCACCGACAGGAACATCGCCATCTGGGGTGCGCTGGAGGCGCGGCTGCAGGATGTCGACACGCTGGTCATCGGCGGGCTCAACGAAGGGGTCTGGCCGCGCAAGCCGGAGAGCGACCGCTTCATGTCGCGGCTGATGAAGACCGGCATCGACCTGGAACCGCCGGAGCGGCGCATCGGGCTTGCCGCGCATGATTTCCAGATGGCCATGGGCGCGAGACATGTGGTGCTGGCCCGCTCGGCGCGTGCCGGCGACGCACCTGCCGTGCCGTCGCGCTGGTTGCAGCGGCTGCTCACCTTCATCGGCAACGATCAGGCGGCGGCACTGCGCCGGCGCGGCGATGAGCTGCTTGCCTGGGCGCGCGCGCTCGACACGGGACCGAAGCGGGATTTCGCGCCACGACCGCAGCCGAAGCCGCCGCTTTCGGTTCGCCCGACGCATTTCTCCGTCACCGAGGTCGAGACGCTGCGCCGCGACCCCTACGCTGTCTATGCCCGGAGGATCCTTGGCCTGACGCCGCTCGATCCGCTCGTCCGCGATCCGGGTGCGGCGGAGCGCGGCACGCTGTTTCACGCCATCCTGCATCTCTTTTCGTCCGAGGTGGCCGACCCGCGCGCGCTGGACGCATTGGCCGGGCTCATCGCCGCCGGCCGCGCCTGTTTTGCCGAGGCGGCGCTTCCGGCCGATGTCGAGGCGGTGTGGTGGCCGCGGTTCGAAAAGCTCGCCGCCAACATCATCGAATGGGAGCGAACGCGCGCCGACGCGGTCATCCAGCGGCATGCCGAGGAGCGCGCCGGCAAGACTGTGGTCGGACAGTCCGGCGTAACGCTGTCCGGCTATGCCGACCGTGTCGACCTGCTGGCCGGCGGCATGGCGGACATTCTGGACTACAAGACGGGTTCCTCGCCTTCCAAGGCACAGGCCCATACGCTACTGGCGCCGCAACTGGCGTTGGAAGGGGCGCTGCTCAGGCGTGGCGCATTCAAGGATTTGGGCACGCGCGAACCGTCGCAACTGGCCTTCATCAGGTTGAAGCCGAATGGCGAGGTGTTCGAGGAGTCCATACTCGAACACAACCGCCAACCACGCACCGCCGCCGATCTTGCCGAAGAGGCCTGGGCGCGGCTGGAAAAACTGCTGATCCATTATGCCGACCCGGCGACCGGCTATCTGTCGCGCGCGCTGCCGTTTCGCGAAGGCGAAACCGATGGCGATTACGACCACCTCGCCCGCGTGCTCGAATGGTCCGCCGGCGGCGACGCCGGGGATGAGGGAGGGGAGGCATGA
- the addA gene encoding double-strand break repair helicase AddA has product MKKAYPIPSDTASSQARAADPGNSAWVSANAGSGKTHVLAQRVIRLLLNGTDPSKILCLTYTRAAAANMSNRVFSTLSEWTSLGDLELAARIEALEGRRADRDTMRRARRLFAEALETPGGLKIQTIHAFCESVLHQFPLEANIPAHFEMLDSQMEASLFAAARREMISAAGDRTLAEAFATVLERGGEAGLDALLGEIVRKRDGLRHFLDAVGRDGFQPLFDEFHFQPGQTAEGIAASVWPLPGFLPDYFAGFAQAAEATDARSVLNNILPYARQAFAESDPLRRLQLLARAFLKTDGDPYDPAKAFKKALTDRLPELAERYLSAASAIMETVDRLALFRMLEGTRAALTIADWLIARYEVLKRGRGFLDFNDLITRTVNLLARPDAGPWVQYKLDQGIDHILLDEAQDTSPDQWEVVKRLAEEFFAGFGARERVHRTVFAVGDEKQSIYSFQGAAPDSFADSRLLFAGRVRDAEASFADLKLTWSFRSTDDVLAAVDRVFADPIVRRGISHDPDPLNHKAIRTDAPGYVEVWPSIGAEAVDEPDDWAQAIDHAHAPAVRVAENVAVTIAGWIGKGEIIEGRGKRLRPGDVLVLVRKRDSFVHALTRALKRRDIPVAGADRLSLSGHIAVKDLIALGHLLIQPQDDLSLAALLRSPVFDLPEETLFTLAAQRPPGVSLAASLRQHAGESETLAAVVAQLDGWADEAAFKPVFEFYAALLARDGVRRKMIARLGPEAGDILDEFLSFCLAEERTGLPGLEAFLSTLENAGPEIKREMDQTRDEVRVMTVHAAKGLEAPVVFLVDGGSAPFSDQHLPRLMPFDGSGRHWDGRGYLWRSASDVANGFSKTAAARARELADDEYRRLLYVGMTRAEDRLVVCGYHGKRAPNAGTWHSIVSRALSGAPESEQRPHPADGEPVYRFHVTKLPPVAPSPGEQARQADAFSPLPATLFRPLPPFEDLPRPLSPSGASALIEEGKEAVVDKASPVLDAAAEPGFAVLRGLALHKLLQMLPGIAEDAREDAAKRYLSRTGAAWPEAEREKALASVIAILADPGLGHLFAPSSRAEVAIMGSLEVKGKIRSISGKIDRLAVTPNAVSIVDYKTNRPAPASLAEVPPAYLLQLALYRALLQPLYPGREVKAALLFTEAPRLIELPSRAMDDALARLTGA; this is encoded by the coding sequence ATGAAGAAAGCCTATCCGATCCCGAGCGATACGGCTTCAAGCCAAGCCCGGGCCGCCGATCCCGGCAATTCGGCCTGGGTGTCGGCCAATGCGGGATCGGGCAAGACGCACGTGCTGGCCCAGCGCGTCATCCGGCTGCTGCTCAACGGCACCGATCCCTCGAAGATATTGTGCCTGACCTATACGCGGGCCGCGGCCGCCAACATGTCGAACCGGGTTTTCTCCACGCTGTCGGAATGGACATCGCTGGGTGATCTGGAGCTGGCCGCCAGAATAGAGGCGCTGGAAGGGCGCCGGGCCGATCGCGACACCATGCGCCGTGCCCGCCGCCTGTTCGCCGAGGCGCTGGAGACGCCTGGCGGGTTGAAAATCCAGACCATTCACGCCTTCTGCGAATCCGTTCTGCATCAGTTCCCCCTGGAAGCCAACATCCCCGCCCATTTCGAAATGCTCGACAGCCAGATGGAGGCCTCGCTTTTTGCCGCTGCGCGCCGCGAGATGATCTCCGCCGCCGGCGACAGGACTTTGGCGGAGGCCTTCGCCACTGTCCTGGAACGCGGCGGTGAAGCCGGTCTCGACGCCTTGCTTGGCGAGATCGTGCGCAAGCGTGACGGGTTGCGCCATTTCCTCGATGCTGTCGGGCGTGACGGCTTCCAGCCGCTGTTCGATGAATTCCATTTCCAGCCCGGCCAGACCGCCGAAGGCATAGCGGCATCTGTATGGCCGCTGCCTGGTTTCCTGCCGGACTATTTTGCCGGCTTTGCCCAGGCAGCCGAAGCCACCGACGCCAGGTCGGTGTTGAACAACATCCTGCCCTATGCGCGCCAGGCCTTCGCCGAGAGCGACCCTCTCCGCCGGCTGCAGTTGCTTGCAAGAGCCTTCCTCAAGACCGACGGCGATCCTTATGATCCGGCAAAGGCGTTCAAAAAGGCGCTCACCGACCGGCTGCCTGAGCTGGCCGAGCGCTATCTGTCGGCCGCCAGCGCCATCATGGAGACTGTCGACCGGCTGGCGCTATTCCGGATGCTGGAGGGCACCCGCGCGGCCCTGACCATCGCCGACTGGCTGATCGCACGCTACGAAGTGCTGAAGCGCGGCCGCGGCTTTCTCGATTTCAACGACCTGATCACCCGCACGGTGAATCTTTTGGCGCGGCCCGATGCCGGCCCATGGGTGCAATACAAGCTCGACCAGGGCATAGATCACATCCTGCTCGACGAGGCGCAGGACACCAGCCCGGATCAATGGGAGGTGGTGAAGCGGCTGGCGGAAGAATTCTTTGCCGGCTTCGGCGCCCGCGAGCGGGTCCACCGCACGGTCTTTGCCGTCGGCGACGAGAAGCAGTCGATCTACTCCTTCCAGGGTGCGGCACCCGACTCCTTCGCCGACAGCCGGTTGTTATTCGCCGGGCGTGTGCGCGATGCCGAAGCGTCCTTCGCCGACCTCAAGCTGACCTGGTCGTTCCGCTCCACGGACGATGTGCTGGCCGCCGTCGACCGGGTCTTTGCCGATCCCATCGTGCGGCGCGGCATCAGCCACGATCCCGATCCACTGAACCACAAGGCGATCCGCACCGATGCGCCAGGCTATGTCGAGGTCTGGCCGTCGATCGGTGCCGAGGCCGTCGACGAGCCCGACGACTGGGCGCAAGCGATCGACCATGCCCATGCGCCGGCGGTGCGGGTCGCCGAGAACGTCGCGGTCACCATTGCCGGCTGGATCGGCAAGGGCGAAATCATCGAGGGGCGTGGCAAGCGGCTGCGGCCGGGCGACGTGCTGGTGCTGGTGCGCAAGCGCGACAGCTTCGTCCACGCGCTGACCCGCGCGCTCAAGCGCCGCGACATCCCGGTTGCCGGCGCCGACCGGCTGAGCCTGTCGGGCCATATTGCCGTCAAGGACCTGATCGCGCTCGGCCACCTTTTGATCCAGCCGCAGGACGACTTGTCACTCGCCGCTCTGCTGCGCAGCCCGGTCTTCGACCTGCCGGAAGAGACACTGTTCACGCTCGCCGCGCAACGGCCGCCCGGCGTGTCGCTGGCGGCATCGCTACGCCAGCATGCCGGCGAAAGCGAAACGCTCGCGGCGGTCGTCGCGCAACTCGACGGCTGGGCTGACGAGGCCGCCTTCAAGCCGGTGTTCGAATTCTATGCCGCCCTGCTGGCGCGCGATGGCGTACGCCGCAAGATGATCGCGCGGCTCGGGCCGGAAGCCGGCGATATCCTCGATGAGTTCCTGAGCTTCTGCCTTGCCGAAGAGCGGACTGGCCTGCCCGGGCTGGAAGCCTTCCTGTCGACGCTGGAAAACGCCGGGCCCGAGATCAAGCGCGAGATGGACCAGACCCGCGATGAAGTCCGGGTCATGACCGTGCATGCGGCCAAGGGCCTGGAGGCGCCCGTGGTGTTCCTGGTCGACGGCGGTTCCGCCCCGTTCAGCGACCAGCATTTGCCGCGCCTGATGCCTTTCGACGGCTCTGGCCGACATTGGGATGGCAGGGGCTATCTCTGGCGTTCGGCCAGCGACGTCGCCAACGGCTTCTCGAAGACGGCCGCCGCTCGCGCCCGCGAACTCGCCGACGACGAGTACCGCCGGCTGCTCTATGTCGGCATGACGCGCGCCGAGGACCGGCTTGTCGTCTGCGGCTATCACGGCAAGCGGGCGCCGAACGCCGGCACCTGGCATTCGATCGTCAGCCGCGCGCTGAGCGGCGCGCCCGAAAGCGAACAGCGTCCGCATCCTGCCGACGGGGAGCCTGTCTACCGTTTCCACGTCACCAAACTGCCGCCGGTTGCGCCAAGTCCGGGCGAACAGGCGCGGCAGGCCGATGCTTTCAGCCCCCTGCCGGCGACCCTGTTCAGGCCCTTGCCGCCTTTCGAGGACCTGCCGCGTCCCCTGTCGCCGTCGGGCGCCTCGGCGCTGATCGAGGAAGGCAAGGAAGCGGTTGTCGACAAGGCGTCGCCGGTGCTGGACGCCGCTGCCGAGCCGGGTTTTGCCGTGCTGCGCGGGCTCGCCCTGCACAAACTGCTGCAGATGCTGCCCGGCATCGCCGAGGACGCACGGGAGGACGCTGCGAAGCGTTATCTCTCCCGAACGGGTGCGGCGTGGCCTGAGGCCGAGCGTGAAAAGGCCCTGGCATCGGTCATCGCCATCCTTGCCGACCCCGGCCTCGGTCATCTGTTCGCGCCCTCCTCGCGCGCCGAGGTCGCGATCATGGGCAGCCTGGAGGTCAAGGGCAAGATCCGCTCCATTTCGGGCAAGATCGATCGGCTGGCGGTGACCCCGAACGCGGTCTCGATCGTCGACTACAAGACCAACCGGCCCGCACCCGCCTCCCTGGCGGAAGTCCCGCCGGCCTATCTGCTTCAGCTCGCGCTCTATCGCGCCCTGCTGCAGCCGCTTTACCCCGGGCGGGAGGTCAAGGCAGCCCTGCTGTTCACCGAAGCGCCAAGGCTGATCGAACTGCCGTCCCGGGCCATGGACGACGCCCTTGCCCGACTCACGGGAGCGTGA
- the trxA gene encoding thioredoxin: MTTVKVDKNNFQADVLNAQVPVVVDFWAEWCGPCKMIAPALEDIATELGAKVKIAKLNIDENPELAAQFGVRSIPTLMIFKGGEVADIKVGAAPKTALSHWVNGNLA, translated from the coding sequence ATGACCACCGTCAAGGTCGACAAGAACAATTTCCAGGCTGACGTGCTTAATGCCCAGGTGCCGGTTGTGGTTGATTTCTGGGCGGAATGGTGTGGCCCTTGCAAGATGATCGCACCGGCGCTCGAAGACATCGCCACTGAGCTCGGCGCCAAGGTAAAGATCGCCAAGCTGAACATCGACGAAAATCCCGAGCTTGCCGCCCAGTTTGGCGTGCGCTCGATCCCGACGCTGATGATCTTCAAGGGCGGCGAAGTGGCCGACATCAAGGTTGGCGCCGCGCCCAAGACCGCACTGTCGCACTGGGTCAACGGCAATCTCGCCTGA
- a CDS encoding cupin domain-containing protein — protein sequence MTGSAKATVFIDNERVIVTEYRFQPGDNTGWHRHGHDYVVVPLMDGKLKLVTKDGETFAEMKKGAPYFRKEGVEHDVVSANEGEYAFIEIELK from the coding sequence ATGACCGGATCCGCCAAGGCCACCGTCTTCATCGACAACGAACGCGTCATCGTCACCGAGTACCGCTTCCAGCCGGGCGACAACACCGGCTGGCATCGCCACGGCCACGACTATGTCGTGGTGCCACTGATGGACGGCAAGCTGAAGCTGGTGACCAAGGACGGCGAAACCTTCGCCGAGATGAAGAAAGGCGCGCCGTATTTCCGCAAGGAGGGAGTGGAACACGACGTCGTCAGCGCCAATGAGGGCGAGTACGCTTTTATCGAGATTGAGCTGAAGTAA
- a CDS encoding bifunctional folylpolyglutamate synthase/dihydrofolate synthase, with translation MTTLAADREIEALMALHPKGFDLSLDRISRLLERLGNPQDLLPPVIHIAGTNGKGSCAAFSRALLEASGRLVHVHTSPHLVSWHERYRLAAEGGGRLVDDDIFAEAIARVAKANAGQKITVFEILTAVTFILFSEHPADVAIIEVGLGGRFDATNVIARPAVSVIMPVSMDHEAYLGDRVELIAAEKAGIMKRGCPVVIGAQESETALQVLIDAAERLECPTLVYGQDFLAFEENGRMVYQDDDGLMDLPPPRLPGRHQFANAAAAIAAVKAAGFEISHRAAEKAMTNVAWPGRMQKLAQGRLAELAPKGADIWLDGGHNPGAGVVIAEALAEQEEKNPRPLFLISGMINTKDQAGYFRAFKGLVRHVYTVPVSMSDAGVPNDELAIRATEAGLTAEPVSSVASALMLLRDTWDGPTPRILIGGSLYLAGAVLAENGTPPT, from the coding sequence ATGACGACGCTTGCCGCGGACCGCGAAATCGAAGCCCTGATGGCGCTTCACCCGAAGGGCTTCGACCTTTCGCTCGACCGCATCTCGCGGCTGTTGGAGCGGTTGGGCAATCCGCAGGACCTGCTGCCGCCGGTCATCCACATCGCTGGCACCAACGGCAAGGGTTCCTGCGCCGCCTTCTCGCGGGCGCTGCTGGAAGCCTCCGGCCGGCTCGTCCATGTCCACACCTCGCCACATCTGGTCAGCTGGCACGAGCGCTACAGGCTGGCCGCCGAAGGCGGCGGCAGGCTGGTCGACGACGACATCTTCGCGGAGGCCATTGCCCGCGTTGCCAAGGCCAATGCAGGCCAGAAGATCACCGTCTTCGAAATTCTCACCGCCGTCACCTTCATCCTGTTTTCGGAACATCCGGCCGATGTCGCGATCATCGAGGTCGGTCTTGGCGGCCGTTTCGACGCCACCAATGTGATCGCGCGGCCGGCCGTGTCGGTGATCATGCCGGTGTCGATGGACCATGAGGCCTATCTCGGCGATCGCGTCGAACTGATCGCCGCCGAAAAGGCCGGGATCATGAAGCGTGGCTGCCCGGTGGTCATCGGCGCGCAGGAAAGCGAGACGGCGCTGCAGGTGCTGATCGACGCCGCCGAGCGGCTGGAATGCCCGACCCTCGTCTACGGGCAGGATTTTCTCGCCTTCGAGGAAAACGGCCGCATGGTCTACCAGGACGATGATGGGTTGATGGATCTGCCGCCGCCGCGCCTGCCCGGTCGGCACCAGTTCGCCAATGCGGCCGCCGCGATCGCCGCGGTCAAGGCGGCCGGCTTCGAGATCAGCCACCGCGCCGCCGAGAAGGCAATGACCAACGTCGCCTGGCCGGGCCGCATGCAGAAGCTGGCGCAGGGCCGGCTGGCGGAACTGGCGCCGAAGGGCGCCGACATCTGGCTCGACGGCGGCCATAATCCCGGCGCCGGCGTCGTCATCGCCGAAGCGCTGGCCGAGCAGGAAGAAAAGAACCCGCGTCCGCTCTTCCTCATTTCCGGCATGATCAACACCAAGGACCAGGCCGGCTATTTCCGCGCCTTCAAGGGCCTCGTCCGGCATGTCTACACCGTGCCCGTGAGCATGAGCGATGCCGGTGTGCCGAATGACGAACTGGCGATCCGTGCCACGGAAGCCGGGCTGACGGCCGAACCGGTAAGCTCCGTCGCCAGCGCCCTGATGCTGCTGCGCGACACCTGGGACGGCCCCACGCCGCGCATCCTGATCGGCGGGTCACTTTACCTGGCCGGCGCGGTTCTCGCCGAGAACGGCACGCCCCCAACCTGA